DNA from Podarcis muralis chromosome 13, rPodMur119.hap1.1, whole genome shotgun sequence:
TGAATGGTGCGGATTTAAATTATTGTGCTCCCTCTACCTTGTTTGTGTCTTATTATGGTTGATGAACACTTTTGTTTGTGTCTTGTTGTGGTTGGTGAACAGTTTTGTTTGTGTCTTGTTATGGTTGGTGATCAATTTTGTTGTTAGTACTGGCTCTGGTGTAATCGCTTGAGTAGTTGAGCAGGAAGGAGCTCCTGGTTAGTGTGAAACATGTAGACACAGCAGTTAATTATGACTGAGATATAGAAGGGAAGTGAATGTTACGTGGGATGCAGAAGGATGCAGAGAGGGGAAATGGGGACCAAAGTTTCCAAATGCATGGACTCCTATAGTTAGCAGTGTAAAAAGCTGACAAGGTAGAAGTGGAAATGCTCATTACTGGATAGCAGATAGTCAGTTATCACAATCTTTAAACATGAGGGTATGATATGGATTTTCTATTCACGTCCGTCAAGATGTTTTGGTTAAAGAGGTAGTACCTGCCATGGTTGAAGGTTTGGAAGCGTTGCGACCACTCTGGGCTTGGACTTCAATGAGTACATGGTGTTTAAAGCATGTGCTATGATGTAAACAGCATTGTATATACTATAGCTTTGGggagtcatgctcatttcaaaaaatggccCAGAAAGACTCTCTAGCTTCTCCTTCCCAGTGCAGGTCCCATCGTTCTCTCCATCCATAGGGAAATCTAAAAATACACAGTCAAAAGCTtgtgcccagaattcttggaTGAACTTGTCTCCattggctgagtagggatttatGGTCAGAAGGAAATTTTTGAATTCATGTACCTCAGTGGAGTGGACTGCAAAAGACAAGGCTCCCTGGAAGACTTGTATATCCCAATTCCTTTGAAATTGCACTGCTGGGAAGTCCCATTGGGCTGTCAGAATCCACATTCTTCCTTGAGCATCTGCCATATCTCCTGCTTGTACtagaaaatatttcaaaatcaTTGTAGAATGAGTTTCTGCAAATACAACAAGTGCTTTGACTGTGTTGTTCTTGAAAAGATGAAGCATGTTCTCTGCCTTCATGTACCCTTCAAATATTTCAGAGAAGTCCGACAGAGCAGGCATCTTGTCAGTGAATGCCGCACAGATGCCGCTTTGTGAAAGTCTTGGCATCAAGCTTCCCACAAAATTTTCTCCTTTATCATTATCCTCTGTTATGATCCCAACCCACGTCCACTCAAAATGCAGAAGTAATTGAACAATTCCAATGTATTGATACTCTTCATTGGGGACCACACGGTACATGAAAGGGAACTGGGTCTTAGAACTCCAAGAAGGaccaaataaataataagagaCCTATGCAAGAGCAAAGAGTTTGTCAAACGTTGAACAGAGATTTACAGTACAAGATATGCAGTCAAAAGTACTTATGCAAgagatttgcctttaaaaattCAAGAAATGATTACGTATGTAGTGGGAAAGATTAGAATTTATTATGCCAAAAAAAGAGAATAACAAATTCTATTACAGGAGACAAAGTATATGAATGTGTAATGGATGGCGATTGCCCGAAGCTCAGCACCATCCACATTCCCATCTTACTATATGCCTATGGCACAGTCACCTTGTCTCGCACAAGTGTTGGCTTGAAGCGGCTCCTGTGCCGCTGCCAGGAATATTGTACAGCCAACAGACTGGAACTGAACTTTGCAAAATCTAAAGCGCTTTTGTTCTCAAGAACTTGGAAGCCTCATAGATGGGAGATCAGCGGAAACCCATTAGAACAGGTCAAAACCTTTAAATAACTAGGCATCCACTTCCAATATAATACTTCCTGGAAATACCATTCTAAGCTTGCACTTAACAGAGTGGATACTCCAGCTCTGACTATCACCCGTTTCTTCTTTAACGGAGAGAATCAGTTCATCCCACCTGCACTAAAGGTCTTTAATGCCAAAGTAGCCCCACAACTCCTGTATGGCATTCCATTATGGATTGGTGCAGTTAACTAATCTAAATTTCTCTGCAAAATCGAGGTGCTGCCAAATTGTGTGTCATATGCAGCCATGTGTCTGGAAACTGGACAAAGGctgctggaaaccaaagcgtggctcacCACTATAAAATTCTGGCTCCGTCTACATTTCATGTCCTATCTGTCTTTTTCAACTTTCCACATGCTGGCAGAATCCCACCACTCCAAATGCCTAGCTTGCAATGAGAGCAAAATCAGAACCTGTGGCCGATCGCTTGAGTCACTGCTTATGCAGAATCCTAGAGATTGAATTCCAAACCCTTTGCAGTGCAGCCAACAAAACCTGTTCCCCACTGGGGTTGGGAATTCCACCCTCGTTTTGCCAGGGCACTCCATTTTTACACCAGCTTTACAATCCCCAGGTATGCAGAGCTCTTTCCCTCACAAGATTTAACATCTTACTGTCTGCAGTTTTGCAAGGTCGATCCTTGAAAATCCCATACTCTGAAAGAAACTGCCCTTGTGGCACAAAACAGGTTGAATCCATCACacacgttttattttatttcccattttatgcaaaaatatatgaaaaatatTTGCCCCCCTTATTGAAGGAAGCAATTTATTGCACCCACTCTTCCAGGGTGTCTTATCTGCTAAACAATTGTAGTGATGATGTTGTGGAGAATGTAGCAAGATTTTTGAGTGACTCTATGAAATTACATTGGTCTTTAGATCCATCTTCGTATCTCATGATTTCTGGACAGTTTTATCTGAAAGTATCTCCTGTTATGTTTTATTAACGTTGTTGTGCTCTCATCCATGTTTATGATGCACTTttttatgccaataaaggagattgattgaAAATTCATGAGGACAAGAGCGattgttaatattatttttaaaaagcaggtttttCTCCACAAAGAAGCAAGGGCTGTGTTGCCATTGCATTCACAGCTTCTCTACCTTTCTCTTTCACATACTCAAATATGTTTGTTCCAGTTCTAACAATACAAGAAAGGGATGCATGTCAGGTGTTTGAAACCCACATGTCTCATAGAAACATCCTACCTGCGGGATCTTATAGATGCCTAAGATGGTAGCCATGTAAAAGGAGGTTTCAGCATCGAGTCCCCCAATGGCAGCTATCAGATTGTTCTTTGTGCCACACTTATAGTTGGGGACTGTCCTTTTCTGGCTAAAAAGAAGGTTCAGAGTGGTTTGATATGTCAACTTTTCGTTGaagtagctgtcatagatgtggaatcccAATGTAGCATTTGGTAAAATCCTGGGATTCTCGTTGATCTCCTTAACTGCATACACGAAGGCCTGTACATACTGGTAGTATTTCGTCACTACACTGAAATAAGAGTGCAGGTTATATCACCCATAAATTTTCTAGACCTCATGAACTACTTGTCAAGTCCACATTGTTCTTATAGAAAAGTCTGCAGGCATTAATGACTTGAACAGGAAACATGGCAAGGAAGAAACCTGTAGGGCAGTCTGCTTTGTCTTGTCCCTAATGTTCCACTGAAGAAAATGATGTGAGTGAATTTCTGTGGTGGGCAGCCAGTTGTATCTTTGCAAATCCCATGTGATTGAGAACCCAGATCTTCTAGGGATCTGAATCACCCATGGAACCTCAGTGTATACAAAAGGCTTCCTGCTGCAGAAGTTCATTGTCATCACATGTAGGAGCAAGATAATTTGCAGCCCCCTGAGGGACTAAATGTGTGGCTCCCGTCTGCTTGCATTGCCACTTCAAGGCCGTAATGTCTGAAATGGCACTTACTGTACATTATCACATCATTAAATGCTTCAAAATCATATGGAAATAATCACACACACAGTCTTGCATGGGGAGGTATTCAAGTGACAGATCGGGGGACTGTAGATCTATCAGAAGAGGGAAAGGCAAAATGTAGGGTAGATCAAGGGTGTGCAAATACGTTTTCTATTAACATCAAAGAATAATAGCATAATTGAGCTCTATCCAGGGCTACTCCCACTAAAATTAAGGAATATGACTTAGGTTCATTGACTCCAGTGGGTCTGCTTCAAGAAGGACTagctttggatacaacccattattaCCGTTAGGaattgtaaattttaaaaaattcattatgACCTGCTTATGGACATCTCATGGAAAAAGATACTTACAGAGATTCTCCAACAAACATGTCATTGGGGTGTTCATCAAAGGTTATAGTATTAAAGAAAGAGAAGAACTGAGAAAAAATACTGCCAATGATGAGGTCACCTTGCTCATAATACTCATGCGGGATCTGTAGAGGATCGTTCACACTGCAAGTAGCTGGTTGTGACTTGCTCTCAATTTGGGGAAGAAACGACAGTGTTAACATCAGTAGCCACAGCAACAATAACAGCATTGCACATAAGGGTGAATTCTTTTCTAACAAAGCAAACCCACTCTTCCAGGCTAATTCATTATTATATAATAGCAGCTGGTTCAGAACAGAATTGTTTCTACACTCTCTTGATGCTGCAAGTCAATAGTGATACTATGTGGCTTGTGAAATAGCTCTTCCTGTCCACAGTCCACACCCCCAAACTCTGAAAAGCACAGACATAAGTTTTATATGTATTTTCATAATACTTTTTATGAGTGTAGTCAATGAAAATCCATGTTTTCATCAGCCAGAAATGATTACTGTAATTTGACATAATTATAAGGTAATTATAAATCAGCTCCTTAAATGTTCTCCTCATAGAGAACAGAACAGCAGAAGAAAACATGTTGGTTAGGTGTTATCTCAGGGCTGTTTCTTTCTGGGTTCAAGATCAACACCTGGACATACTATGACACTGATAAAGAAAATACATACAGAAAACCAAAGTCTTGGGACAAAGACATAGGAATAAGGAACTTGTGCCtgtccatatgttgctggactccagcttccatcatccctgattactgaCCATGCCTGCTAGGACTGAAGGGAATTGGAGTCCTACAACAACTGGAGAATTTCAAGTTCCCTATTCTAGCTTGTTAAGTGGATATAAAGGAGAATAGTATTAATGTCATCCCTCTGCAACCTTGCATAGGATTACAGTGGTTGAATGCATTCTATACCAGGCTGCTTTAGTACATTAATATAAACATTTAATGAtactatggtggtggtggtgacagtGATTAACCATATTGTAGTCATCCTTTTCCATAAGGTTCTAGGGTTGAAATGCATGGCATAAAAATAATAGAATAAAAAACTACATAACATTTCAATATAATTGACATAAaagttccctttaaaaaaagcaaaataataaaagagCAGGTGATAATTTTtttctcattacagtggtacctctggatacgaacgggatctgttacAGATCCCCGTTCgtatcctgaagtaaacgtaacccGCACCTGCACGTCTACGCAtgtgcgggtcgtgattcgcAGCTTCCACGCATGctcgtgatgtcattttgaccgtctgcacatgcgcaagtggtgAAACTAAGAAGTAATGCATTCccttacttccgggtcaccgtggagcacaacctgaaagtgctcaacctgaagcatatttaacccaaggtatgactgtagttctgAATACCAACCCCTCCCAAAGACCTGGATAAAGAGGTACATTGTCAGCTGCTGCTGAAAACTTAATTATGTTGGTACTTGATGCACCTCTgaggggaggtcacttcagagGCAGGCTGTAACCACAGACAAGGGTGTCCCAAACTTTTCCAGGAGGTGGCATCACCAGCAAGGCCTCCTCTGCAGATCATAACTCACAAGCAAGTTGGGATGAAGTGCTCTTTCAGATAGTTGCTCTCAAGTTTTTTAGGGCCGTATATAAGCTTCAGTACCTTGGAATAGGTTCATAAGTGGGCTGACAAACAGTGCTATTCCTTGACTCTCCTTTTTATGTTCTCAATCAGCCATGatcatcagtacagtggtgccccgcaagacgaatgcctcgcaagacgaaaaactcgctagacgaaagggttttccgttgtttgagtcgttccgcaagacgaatttccctatgggcttgcttcgcaagacgaaacgtcttgcgagttcttgcgagtttgtttcctttttcttaaagccgctaagccgttaatagccgctaagccgctaagccgttaatagctgctaagccgctaaggcgctaatagccgctaatagtcgctaagctgctaatagccgtgcttcgcaagacgaaaaaaccgcaagacgaagagactcgcggaatggattaatttcgtcttacgaggcaccactgtactctgatcACTGCTTTCTGCATTAGTTGCTGTTTCTGGactatcttcaagggcagcttcCTGTACAGGGCATTATAATAGTccagttaccagagcatgggtagCTGTAGCTATTGTATATGCAGAAACACTGTCTTCATTGGATTTCATATTGTTGCTGCATGAAGTAGAAGCAGTTGATATGACAGAGATGGCTCTCAGAAGCAGGCTTTCAGCTGTTTACCTTCACACTCCTCTGTGATTGGGAGAGCAATGCAACTAGCACTGGGAAGAATAAGCTGTGCCATAGCCCATGCTTTTACATGTAGTCTTTGGCTGACAAATTTGTGGATGGATGTAATGAAGCATCTGTCCCTATGTTTTAATCTGTACTGACACATATGGGATTCCAGGCCGTCAGCTTTGCCTTAGCCAGGATGCTTTTTGCAATGTGGGGGGTCTCTTTTGATACCTGATCACGATCATGGATTTCTGGGGACAAAGATGGCAGACTAAACCTCTCTTGTTGACACTCTACCGAGAGAGATCATTATGTGGTGATCAGTGATATAGCCAACTCACAAATCTTGGTTATCACATTCACTCTGGAAAAACAGGGAACTAGGGATAAAACTCTGATGCTCTGAAAAAGCTGTTCCATGCTGGGAGACTGAGAAGCTTTGCGGGACTCAGATGGGGGTGACTTAGAGCGTAGGAACTTCCATCATGCCCAAACACTACATAATAGCCCTTAGGGTCAATCCTGAAGGcacatgtgatggcctgggattccgagtctgacagcgatccggaggaatcccagccggcacaggagtccccgcctccagggccggctgaactggggcaaggcctagatgctgaggaaactcaagagcaggcaccaggtgaaatcattcaggccccagaggtgctggaagactcagtggctacaggtgagcctcccccggggcccagtaacccttcggcctctcctgatctgcagaggcttagggcagagaggcgaagggaactggtgtctcccaggaggagtgctcgccttaaggccaagagaggcggggcttctgggggccgggaccgcccccggccttagaagaagataaaggtcaggcagcccggtcccaggttgcgggagcaacgtcgttgtggagtacctgttttacccagtccttgttcggcactcccagtgtgcctattcctcgcccggcttcctgtttctgactcaccggtgttcctgttcctcgcctggcttcctgcttctgccctaccatcgttcctgttaccccacccggctccctgtctcggacctcgcgtctcatctagtgatcatctaccctgctagagactctgaactgatattggcctacggtaatagtaccttattccccctgggaccagcacagtttgctcccgccacacccgcactccctctttgttggggtgcgttcgggaagagtcagaggccatggccgaccaagcggctagactgttggcaatagcccaggagaatcAGGCCTTGacgcacaccgtgcagcagctcagtaacgcggttacggcactacagcagcgtttggacgccctaccggctcctggggccgacgccccggcttctggcaagtacccagtggccttgcctgagaaatttgatggggctccggccagctttcccatgttccttgcccaggccaagctgtatattcaggggcgcgcccggaacttccctgacgaccgtaccaaggtgcattttttgattagtttgttaaaggaccaggcggccaagtgggcgttgccactgctcaggcaagactcccccttgctggcagactacggggggttttgcaatctgttggaggccgcgttcggcaaccctcagaaggggagtcaagccaaccgggcgattcggcggttgagacagggcaagtccacggtggctgcatacaccacagaattccggctactggccatcaaggtggcctttgaggtttggcgccaccatctggaaggagcaagacacccggtggaggtaagaaccgaccaccggaacctggaatacctccagaccacccgcaagctgaaccaaaggcagatccggtgggcgttgttcttctcccggttccagttccggatccgctacatccctagctcccaaaaccagaaggcggatgccctgtcccggaaacctgaagacaacgcagacacggttcagcaagcagcacccaccacgatcctaccaccagctgcattcctggccacccaggaggttgagccactgcaggctcgggtgcgggaacagcagcgggtcgacgcttgggcccaggaacgactccgggaactggctgaaggatcatgccctcagtatccagggctggtctcgcatcagggccttctgctgcaccacgggcgcctgtacatcccaccagggccgctgcgggctgaggttctccggatgacccatgatgatccagcggcggggcactttgggcggtatcggaccacccatctggtaagccgtgagttttggtggccccgtttgaaggctgacgtggctcgctacgtcgctggttgtgacgtctgcaggcgggccaaggggcctaccgggcgaccccccggccttctaCAGCCGTTGccagttccaccacgtccttggcacacagtttctctggactttgtagtggagttacccccgtctcgtggctgcacctgccttctagttttctctgaccacttcacgaagatggtgcactgtgccccctgcccatccgtaccctcagctaaggaaaccgcgcagctgtaccttcagcatgtcttccgcctgcatggcctacctgagcgtgtagtgtccgaccgcggcgttcagttcacgtcccggttttggcgtgctttgcaccaggccctcggaacagaggtctgtctctcatctgcttaccacccacagactgatggccagacggaacgggcgaacgcggtgctggaacagtacctccggtgttactgcagctaccagcaggacgactgggtcgaccacctagcattggcggagttcgcttataacaacgcggtgaatgcgtccacccagcagaccccgttccaggccagttatggctttcatccacggttgtttccggatgtgctgccggcatctgcggtccctgcggtgacggagtggcttcaggagctccagtcccagcaacagctgttgatagagcagctgcgccaggccaaggaggcgtacaaggtccaggctgaccgccaccgccaggtggggccggaacttcacgtcggtgacctggtatggctttccactcgccacctccacccttctcgaccttcgcggaagctggacgcccggttcacTGGCCCGTTCCCGATCgtgaaccaggtctcgcctgtggcattccgtctccggttgccagcaaacctgaaggttcacccggtattccacaggtcccttctgagtccggtggccccacccgacgagttccacccggaccgtccccgaccgcagccagttttggtgcagggagagcctgagtacgaggtggaacgcattctggactcccgataccgcaggggaaggctgcagtatctcattgactggaaggggtatgggccagaggaccgttcctgggaaccagcggtcaacgtccatgcgcctgcctgcatccgagagtttcatgcggagtaccccagcaagccgggtccggaccctcaagtgagggggggggcctgggaggggggatggtgtgatggcctgggattccgagtctgacagcgatccggaggaatcccagccggcacaggagtccccgcctccagggccggctgaactggggcaaggcctagatgctgaggaaactcaagagcaggcaccaggtgaaatcattcaggccccagaggtgctggaagactcagtggctacaggtgagcctcccccggggcccagtaacccttcggcctctcctgatctgcagaggcttagggcagagaggcgaagggaactggtgtctcccaggaggagtgctcgccttaaggccaagagaggcggggcttctgggggccgggaccgcccccggccttagaagaagataaaggtcaggcagcccggtcccaggttgcgggagcaacgtcgttgtggagtacctgttttacccagtccttgttcggcactcccagtgtgcctattcctcgcccggcttcctgtttctgactcaccggtgttcctgttcctcgcctggcttcctgcttctgccctaccatcgttcctgttaccccacccggctccctgtctcggacctcgcgtctcatctagtgatcatctaccctgctagagactctgaactgatattggcctacggtaatagtaccttattccccctgggaccagcacagcacAGCCCATTGAGGGTGCTCCATCAGCACAGCCAGTGCCGGTGAACAGCATTCACATAGCGAGTGAATTGATGGAGCTGCTTAAAAGGTTTTGCCAGCAGCCACGTGAATCTCTATTGGCTTGGATGCTGTGTTTGTGGGATGGGGGTGATGATGGCTTGAGGAGGTGGAGAATATGAGGAGTGTGGCAATGCATTTAGCTTTACAGCAGAGACTATATGGAGCTGAGGACGGCAAAGGAATCATTCATTGCTTGATTGGTTAATGCTTGCCATGATGCTTGGGGATGGGGGATAGCCGTGATGGAGATTGGCATTTTTGCAAGGGCCCCAGTGAAAGGGTCCTTTGCTATCAAACTTGTGACTGCTGGGGGGAGAAGTAGGGTTAGCCTATCTGACACAGATCAGATTGTCATAGAGAAAGGTGGCAAGGAAAAGAAAGTTCTGAGCTGTGCCAGGGAAGGGGGCATGGGGACAGGAGTCTTCAGTGGCTGCCCTGAATAAATAAACCTCGGCCATGAGAGCATCTGTTTTGTAGAATAGGCTTGCATTAGATATGATTACAGCTGTTCAGGGAGGGGGTTGCACTCTTCTAAAGCAGGAATGTTGCACATATATTCCAGTTAAGTCTAACTTTTTGCATAAGGCTGTGCATGCTTTATATCAAGACAGTGTCAAGATAGCCAACTTGGAACAGGAAATTATGGTGGGTTATGGTCAAGGGGTGGTTCCAAGGACTTGGAGAGTAGTGGCACCACTTATTAATATTTTTTGTTACCATTATAGCAattggattacagtggtgcctcgcaagacgaaattaattcgttccgcgagttttttcgtcttgcgattttttcgtcttgcgaagcacggtcgggaaaagttttggaaagcttcaaaaatcaccaaagtcttcaaaaacctcaaaaaaggctaccacaccgcgtgctatgagttgctcctcgaagtcaagtcgcaactgtattaacggttttaagaaaaaggaaacaaacttgcaaaacgtttccgtcttgcgaagcaagcccatagggaaaatcgtcttgtgaagcaactcaaaaaccccaaaaccctttcgtcttgcgagttttccgtcttgcgagccattcgtcttgcgaggttccactgtacttcctCTCACTGGCTAGCATACACCCATAGACTGGAGAAACCTACAGGAAAATAACAAGCCATAGACAATAGTTCAGAAACATTAGAAGGAAAGAGCAACATGAAACTTTGTGGGAGTCCTGATCTGATTCAGGTTTTCTTTATTGACAGCTTGCACCATGGGGATTTTTTCACAACCACACATACAGCCACAGTGATGCAGTTGTGATGATGTCTAACAATGGTGGAAGGATGCTTCAATGTATGCCCTAGCTATGCTGCTTCTGCACAGAAGCCTCCATATGTAACAGGGAATGCTAATGTAATCCACAGAGTATAAGATTTGATATATTAAATTCTCATACAATATAAACTCTCTGAGAAGGTTCACATTACCAGAAGAAAATTCTGAACAAATACAGCTATCAGCCTATCATAGAACATTGTACACAGTTCTACATTCATACATGGACCAGTTGGACAAATGTTGCAGAATTGTAGATCTCATCATCCCAaatattggccatgatggctgaggttgatgggagtccaataacaccaggagggccacaggttatccACAACTGCCCTGTGGCCTCATCCCAAGGCCTAGCTCTTCTGGATATATCTTCTTGTTCAGTATTATACTAAGCCCAGGTGTTGCTCCTGACTCCTGATACTAAGGATCCTGTGAGAGATGCCACTTGATAAACATGTTTTCTTCAGGTGTTCTGCCTGAGAGCAGAATACTCTCAGGAGTTAATTGTGAACTCTTTAATTATCTTAAATTATGGTGAGCCTGTTTCTTGCCAGAGATAACATGGGTTTTCAGTGACCACCATTACAATaagtaatcaaaataaaaaatggatatAAAATGTTCTTGTGGCATTCAGGGCTTGGGGGGAAAGACTGTGTTGAAGCAGAAC
Protein-coding regions in this window:
- the LOC114583084 gene encoding vomeronasal type-2 receptor 26-like; the encoded protein is MLTLSFLPQIESKSQPATCSVNDPLQIPHEYYEQGDLIIGSIFSQFFSFFNTITFDEHPNDMFVGESLVVTKYYQYVQAFVYAVKEINENPRILPNATLGFHIYDSYFNEKLTYQTTLNLLFSQKRTVPNYKCGTKNNLIAAIGGLDAETSFYMATILGIYKIPQVSYYLFGPSWSSKTQFPFMYRVVPNEEYQYIGIVQLLLHFEWTWVGIITEDNDKGENFVGSLMPRLSQSGICAAFTDKMPALSDFSEIFEGYMKAENMLHLFKNNTVKALVVFAETHSTMILKYFLVQAGDMADAQGRMWILTAQWDFPAVQFQRNWDIQVFQGALSFAVHSTEVHEFKNFLLTINPYSANGDKFIQEFWAQAFDCVFLDFPMDGENDGTCTGKEKLESLSGPFFEMSMTPQSYSIYNAVYIIAHALNTMYSLKSKPRVVATLPNLQPWQIHPFLQRITFNNSAGDQLSLDGKGELESGFDIINWVTFPNKSFSRVKVGRMDPWAFSGREFMISEEIITWHSKFMQMSPSSVCNDKCSPGSIRKKKDGEPFCCYDCDACPEEMISVAMDSDKCIRCPADQYPNKHQDGCLPKILNFLSYAEALSIILVFLALSFSVITALVLGIFIKYKTTPIVKANNRSLTYTLLVALLLCFLCSLLFIGRPQIATCLLRQTTFGIIFSVAVSSVLAKTTTVVLAFMATRPGSRVRNWVGKKLATSIVLSCSLIQGAICTVWLCTAPPFPDLDMDSLSKEIVVECNEGSASMFYFVLGYMGFLALVSFIVAFFARTLPSTFNEAKFITFSMLVFCSVWVSFVPTYLSTKGKYMVVVEIFSILASSVGLLGCIFFPKCYIIALRPELNSKEHLTRRNN